TCCATATACCAGGTATAGCAGTATTGCAGTATGGGCATTTTCCTGCTTTAAGTTTGTTTGTTGTTGTATAAAAGCCACTTCGCTCTATAACAGGCTTGCCGCAGTTGTGGCAATAGGTATTGTTGGTGCTATGTCCTGGAACGTTGCCAATATATACATATTTAAGTCCTTCGGCAAGCGCTATGTCCCTGCAGCGTTCAAGTGTTGAAACAGGTGTAGGTGGAATATTTTTTAATTTGTAAATTGGATAAAATCGTGTGAAGTGCAGGGGTGTTGTGCTGCCACAATGGGTTTTAATAAAGTGGGCCATTGCTTTGATATCTTCAGGGTTGTCGTTCAACGTGGGGATAACAAGATTTACCAATTCCAGCCATATATTTTTCTTTTTTGCAAGTTCAATGCTGGCAAGCACTGGCGATAAATTTCCACCACAAATTTCAGAATAAAATTTCTGTGAATATGACTTGAAATCGATCTTGATGGCGTTCAGTAAGGGATATAACATTTCGCTGGCTTGTTTGTTGAGATAACCATTGGAGATGATGACACAGGCAATATCATATTTTTTTGCTATCTGTACTGTATCATAAATGTACTCATATTGAATTGACGGTTCATTGTATGTGAAGGCAACAACTGGCGTTTTGTGTTTTTTAGCCTGGTTTATAAGATTGTTGGGTGTTATATATTG
This Spirochaetota bacterium DNA region includes the following protein-coding sequences:
- the amrS gene encoding AmmeMemoRadiSam system radical SAM enzyme gives rise to the protein MRFYTRKQFLQSCMYSAQAFVVGSVVPFLPEDVYASNYRTALHWKKIDKQTVQCNLCPNQCMLTSGTRGICKARQCIDGKLYSLVYGRIAAYHIDPIEKKPLYHFLPGNDALSVATAGCNFSCKFCQNWQLSQSQPEELDSQYITPNNLINQAKKHKTPVVAFTYNEPSIQYEYIYDTVQIAKKYDIACVIISNGYLNKQASEMLYPLLNAIKIDFKSYSQKFYSEICGGNLSPVLASIELAKKKNIWLELVNLVIPTLNDNPEDIKAMAHFIKTHCGSTTPLHFTRFYPIYKLKNIPPTPVSTLERCRDIALAEGLKYVYIGNVPGHSTNNTYCHNCGKPVIERSGFYTTTNKLKAGKCPYCNTAIPGIWTL